In Choristoneura fumiferana chromosome 21, NRCan_CFum_1, whole genome shotgun sequence, a single genomic region encodes these proteins:
- the LOC141439637 gene encoding facilitated trehalose transporter Tret1-like yields the protein MERLQSPLVNQIFVASGVLSTILSCGLGLGYLAAFLDQGLLHDDMKHYVDSSSLHFIETAGEVAFVPSILIIPYTMQKKGRRIASIATVLPLLFSWLISFDVKHFSSLLLVNILHNISLGGAATISSIIISETCSPKHRGTFLMLETAMISLGVLLSHVSGIYSAWRLISALGLLSAFYGLLISYLSPESPYWLISQGYTVKCVENFHWLRGRDQEASKELKDLLVTYKIQIQLEALKPIRKLGIRERVLDYLRSLIKVDFLKPLSIMILLFSFVGFGGENFVSNSSFRNIFKLTNGKYIGTIVLDVLALVCSLTACVLMQVVRRKSLFLFTGSCSILFLGFTTLFLILQSIHLFSKDYLWLFLTVVTGFSMFMSLGTTALPFSLLGEIFPMSYKGVGSSLTCAYLWAFGNTILKLVPTLTGVMGINSILCLATLFMIFILVIVNKILPETGMKTLVEIENLMKTDGSDYDTVALTDQEDNSHFDRLQLFLEV from the exons ATGGAACGATTGCAGTCACCTTTAGTCAATCAG ATATTCGTTGCGAGCGGTGTGCTCAGCACGATTCTGAGCTGTGGATTGGGTCTAGGGTACCTAGCCGCCTTTCTGGATCAAGGTTTGCTGCATGATGATATGAAACATTATGTGGACAGTTCGTCACTTCACTTTATTG AGACAGCTGGGGAAGTGGCGTTCGTTCCGTCCATTCTCATCATACCCTACACAATGCAGAAGAAAGGACGTCGGATCGCCAGCATCGCGACAGTTTTACCTCTCTTATTTAGTTGGTTAATCAGCTTTGACGTCAAGCATTTCTCAAGCTTGCTATTGGTCAATATCTTACATAATATCTCACTGGGAGGAGCGGCTACAATCAGCAGTATAATCATTTCAGAAACCTGCAGCCCTAAACATCGAGGAACATTTCTCATGTTAGAAACTGCTATGATATCTTTAGGCGTATTACTGAGCCATGTGTCTGGAATCTATTCTGCTTGGAGACTTATTTCTGCATTAGGACTTTTGTCAGCTTTCTATGGTTTACTTATTTCATATTTGTCACCAGAAAGTCCATATTGGCTTATAAGCCAAGGTTATACGGTGAAGTGTGTGGAAAATTTCCATTGGTTACGAGGAAGAGACCAAGAAGCTAGTAAAGAATTGAAGGATTTATTAGTGACGTATAAGATTCAAATTCAATTGGAAGCCTTGAAGCCTATAAGAAAATTAGGCATTCGAGAACGGGTCTTGGATTATCTGCGATCGTTAATCAAAGTAGATTTCCTCAAGCCCCTGtctataatgattttactttttAGCTTTGTTGGATTCGGTGGTGAAAACTTCGTATCCAACAGTTCGTTCagaaacatttttaaactaACTAACGGCAAATACATTGGAACTATAGTTCTGGATGTTTTAGCTTTAGTCTGTTCTTTAACTGCTTGTGTTTTGATGCAAGTCGTTAGAAGGAAATCTTTGTTCTTATTCACAGGTTCATGTTCCATACTTTTCTTGGGATTCACAACACTATTCTTAATACTTCAGTCTATACATTTGTTTTCTAAAGATTACTTATGGTTGTTTTTGACTGTTGTTACTGGTTTTTCTATGTTTATGTCTTTGGGTACAACAGCGCTTCCATTTTCTCTTTTGGGGGAAATTTTTCCTATGTCTTATAAAGGCGTAGGAAGTTCCTTAACCTGTGCTTACTTGTGGGCTTTTGGAAATACCATTTTGAAGTTAGTACCGACTTTGACAGGTGTAATGGggataaatagtattttatgcttGGCAAcactttttatgatttttatattaGTCATTGTTAATAAGATTTTACCAGAAACAGGAATGAAAACTTTAGTTGAAATAGAAAATTTGATGAAAACAGATGGAAGTGACTATGACACTGTTGCTCTTACTGACCAAGAGGATAATTCTCATTTTGATAGACTACAACTATTTTTAGAAGTGTAG